A genomic segment from Glycine max cultivar Williams 82 chromosome 1, Glycine_max_v4.0, whole genome shotgun sequence encodes:
- the LOC100795053 gene encoding protein transport protein SEC16B homolog isoform X1, producing MASNPPLHMEDQTDEDFFDKLVEDDMEPVKFGHDEGDDSDEAKAFANLGINDVDAAAFENSAAAESGVKVKGELGNVESDVGLEQKGNSVPAMSSVGFDSKVDPGEDGSGVGSEVTSALAVGTSDTVGNSGIKEVGWNSFHADLNGVGGLGSYSDFFSELGDQSGDFTGNVYDNLSTEVKPGSEVQNNGLNASGNYVQYQEGQGYDGSLENHSNRQGNGLNESVNHVQYPEDQAYVASSEEHAYGQDLSSSQYWEDLYPGWKYDHQTGQWYQIDGYSATATTQQSSEVNTAADWTAASDRETEISYMQQTAQSVAGTLAETGTTENVSSWSQVSEGNNGYPEHMVFDPQYPGWYYDTIAQEWRSLETYNSTIQSSGLGLENGHASASTFLPKDNSLYSEYSQADNYGSQGIDSQTVDGSWSGLYGTNHQQGFDLYTTGSATTRGDNITSGGNQQINHSYGSSISANKNQQSTSSSFGSVALYNRVNHDRGLANGTFEPPSFGPTGDTVQQFNYSTTKFGEQNVFSNDFTEIQKPFSYSSQSIQGGHQYSHNPHVGRSSAGRPSHALVTFGFGGKLIIMKDPNLLSSSYGSQDSVQGSISVLNLIEVVTGNMDSLSIGNNTSNYFRALSQQSLPGPLVGGSVGNKELYKWLDERIAHCESPDMDYKKGERLRLLLSLLKIGCQHYGKLRSPFGTDTILKENDTPESAVAKHFASAKMSGTEFPQYGMPSNCLQNLPSEGQMRAMALEVQNLLVSGKKKEALQCAQEGQLWGPALVLASQLGEQFYVDTVKQMALRQLVSGSPLRTLCLLIAGQQAEIFSTDTSNSGHPGASDMSQQSPQVGSNGMLDDWEENLAVITANRTKGDELVIIHLGDCLWKERSEITAAHICYLVAEANFESYSDSARLCLIGADHWKCPRTYASPEAIQRTELYEYSKVVGNSQFTLHPFQPYKLIYAFMLAEVGKVSDSLKYCQALLKSLKTGRAPEVELWRQLAVSLEERIRIYQQGGYAANLAPAKLVGKLLNFFDSTAHRVVGGLPPPAPSSSQGTVHGSEHLYQNMAPRVSSSQSTMSLAPSASMEPISDWTADNNKMAKPNRSISEPDIGRTPRQETTSPDIQGKAQASGGTSRFSRFGFGSQLLQKTVGLVLKPRSGRQAKLGEKNKFYYDEKLKRWVEEGAELPAEEAAALPPPPTTAAFQNGSTEYNLRSALKTESSPPIEGSNIRTASPELSPGMPPIPPSSNQFSARGRLGVRSRYVDTFNQGGGTSANLFQSPSVPSVKPVLAANAKFFVPTPAPSSNERTIEAIVESKQEDNATNEYPSISTTNEWSYQSPKHVSSTTIQRFPSMGNISNQVAADGNNSHLPHSRRTASWSGSFNDSFTPQKMGNIKPLGEALGMPPSRFSPDESLMHKPVKSSSYGEDLHEVEF from the exons ATGGCTTCGAATCCTCCATTGCACATGGAGGATCAGACGGATGAGGATTTCTTTGATAAACTTGTTGAGGATGATATGGAGCCTGTTAAGTTTGGCCATGATGAAGGGGATGATTCCGATGAGGCTAAAGCATTTGCAAATCTGGGAATCAATGATGTTGATGCTGCTGCATTTGAGAATTCTGCTGCTGCTGAGAGTGGTGTTAAAGTCAAAGGGGAATTAGGTAATGTGGAATCCGATGTAGGACTTGAACAGAAGGGAAATTCAGTGCCCGCCATGAGTTCAGTTGGGTTTGATAGTAAGGTGGATCCCGGTGAGGATGGGAGTGGGGTGGGATCAGAAGTCACATCCGCTTTAGCTGTAGGCACGAGCGATACAGTCGGTAATTCTGGGATTAAGGAGGTGGGTTGGAATTCTTTTCACGCTGATTTGAATGGAGTTGGCGGGTTGGGATCATATTCTGACTTTTTCAGTGAGTTGGGAGATCAGTCTGGGGATTTTACGGGGAATGTGTATGATAATTTAAGTACTGAGGTGAAGCCTGGTAGTGAAGTTCAAAATAATGGCTTAAATGCCTCGGGTAATTATGTGCAATATCAAGAGGGTCAAGGTTATGATGGATCTTTAGAAAACCACTCAAACAGGCAAGGTAATGGATTAAATGAATCAGTTAATCATGTACAATATCCAGAAGATCAAGCTTATGTTGCATCTTCAGAAGAACACGCATATGGACAGGATCTGAGTAGTAGTCAGTATTGGGAGGATCTTTATCCTGGCTGGAAGTATGATCACCAGACCGGACAATGGTATCAAATAGATGGCTATAGTGCAACAGCCACTACTCAGCAAAGCTCTGAAGTCAATACAGCTGCAGATTGGACTGCCGCTTCTGATAGGGAAACAGAGATCTCTTACATGCAGCAAACTGCTCAATCTGTTGCAGGAACTTTAGCTGAAACTGGCACAACTGAAAATGTGTCTAGCTGGAGTCAGGTTTCCGAAGGGAATAATGGGTATCCAGAGCATATGGTTTTCGATCCACAGTATCCTGGTTGGTATTATGACACAATTGCCCAAGAATGGCGTTCATTGGAAACTTACAATTCAACCATCCAGTCTTCTGGTCTTGGACTTGAAAATGGGCATGCTTCTGCCAGTACTTTCTTGCCCAAGGATAATAGTTTGTATAGCGAATACAGCCAAGCTGATAATTATGGATCACAGGGCATTGATAGTCAGACTGTAGATGGAAGCTGGAGTGGTTTGTATGGCACTAACCATCAGCAGGGTTTTGACTTGTACACAACTGGGTCTGCCACTACAAGAGGGGATAATATAACTTCGGGTGGCAACCAACAAATTAATCATTCTTATGGTTCAAGTATTTCTGCGAACAAAAATCAGCAAAGTACTTCTAGTTCTTTTGGATCCGTTGCATTGTACAATAGAGTAAACCATGATCGTGGTTTGGCCAATGGAACTTTTGAACCACCAAGCTTTGGTCCTACTGGGGACACTGTTCAACAGTTTAATTATTCAACCACAAAGTTTGGTGAACAAAATgttttttcaaatgattttactGAAATTCAAAAACCCTTTAGTTATTCTTCACAATCAATTCAGGGTGGGCATCAGTATTCACATAACCCTCATGTTGGGAGATCATCAGCTGGGCGTCCTTCTCATGCTCTGGTAACTTTTGGATTTGGGGGAAAACTCATCATAATGAAAGATCCTAATCTTTTGAGCTCATCATATGGAAGCCAG GATTCTGTACAAGGTTCCATTTCTGTGTTGAACTTGATTGAAGTTGTCACGGGAAATATGGATTCTTTGAGCATCGGAAATAATACCAGTAATTATTTCCGTGCTCTGAGCCAGCAATCATTACCAGGTCCATTGGTTGGCGGGAGTGTTGGAAATAAGGAACTGTACAAATGGTTAGATGAGAGGATTGCACACTGCGAATCACCTGACATGGATTATAAGAAAGGTGAAAGGTTGAGACTCCTTCTTTCCTTGCTTAAAATAGGTTGTCAACATTATGGAAAGCTACGTTCTCCATTTGGTACAGACACTATACTGAAA GAAAATGATACTCCTGAGTCAGCAGTTGCAAAACATTTTGCATCTGCCAAGATGAGTGGCACAGAGTTCCCTCAATATGGGATGCCAAGCAACTGCTTGCAAAATTTGCCTTCTGAAGGACAAATGAGG gCAATGGCTCTTGAGGTTCAAAATCTTCTTGTCTCTGGGAAAAAGAAGGAGGCTTTACAATGTGCACAAGAAGGACAATTGTGGGGACCTGCACTTGTTCTGGCTTCACAACTTGGTGAACAG TTCTATGTTGATACAGTGAAGCAAATGGCACTTCGCCAGCTGGTTTCAGGGTCACCTTTGCGCACATTATGCCTTCTAATTGCTGGGCAACAAGCTGAAATATTCTCTACTGATACCTCAAATAGTGGGCATCCTGGTGCTTCTGATATGTCTCAGCAGTCTCCACAG GTTGGATCCAATGGTATGCTTGATGATTGGGAGGAGAATCTGGCTGTAATAACTGCAAACAGAACCAAAGGTGATGAACTTGTAATTATTCACCTTGGTGATTGCTTGTGGAAGGAAAGAAGTGAG ATTACTGCCGCACACATCTGCTATTTAGTTGCTGAAGCAAACTTTGAGTCATACTCAGATAGCGCAAGACTCTGTCTAATTGGAGCAGATCACTGGAAATGTCCTCGAACTTATGCTAGTCCAGAGGCTATCCAG AGGACCGAGTTATATGAATATTCAAAGGTGGTTGGAAACTCTCAGTTTACTTTGCATCCATTTCAGCCATATAAGCTTATATATGCATTTATGCTAGCTGAAGTGGGAAAGGTTTCAGACTCATTGAA GTACTGCCAAGCACTACTGAAATCCTTGAAAACTGGCCGTGCTCCAGAAGTAGAATTGTGGAGGCAATTAGCAGTATCTCTTGAGGAGAGGATTAGAATTTACCAACAG GGTGGATATGCTGCAAATTTAGCTCCTGCAAAATTAGTTGGCAAATTGCTCAACTTTTTTGATAGCACTGCACATCGAGTTGTTGGTGGTTTACCACCGCCTGCTCCTTCATCATCGCAAGGAACTGTTCATGGAAGTGAACATCTATACCAAAATATGGCACCCAGAGTATCCTCTAGCCAATCAACAATGTCATTGGCTCCATCTGCTTCAATGGAACCGATAAGTGACTGGACAGCTGACAATAATAAAATGGCAAAGCCTAATAGAAGTATTTCTGAGCCAGATATTGGTCGAACCCCAAGACAG GAAACAACGTCACCTGATATACAAGGAAAAGCACAGGCATCAGGAGGTACATCTCGCTTTTCCCGCTTTGGTTTTGGCTCACAACTTTTGCAAAAGACAGTAGGGCTAGTCTTGAAACCTCGCTCTGGTCGACAG GCTAAATTGGGTGAGAAAAACAAGTTCTATTATGATGAGAAGCTGAAAAGATGGGTGGAGGAAGGTGCTGAACTTCCAGCTGAAGAAGCTGCTGCTCTGCCACCACCTCCAACAACTGCTGCTTTCCAGAATGGTTCAACTGAATACAACTTGAGATCTGCATTGAAGACTGAAAGTTCTCCTCCTATTGAGGGCTCTAACATAAGAACTGCTAGCCCTGAACTCAGTCCAGGGATGCCACCGATACCACCCAGCTCAAATCAATTCTCGGCCCGGGGTCGTTTGGGTGTTAGGTCAAG GTATGTTGACACCTTCAACCAAGGTGGTGGAACCTCTGCAAACTTGTTTCAGTCCCCTTCTGTTCCATCCGTGAAACCAGTTCTGGCTGCCAATGCGAAGTTTTTCGTTCCTACTCCTGCACCATCATCAAATGAGCGGACAATTGAGGCTATAGTAGAAAGCAAGCAAGAAGACAATGCAACAAATGAATATCCTTCAATCTCTACCACAAATGAGTGGTCATACCAATCCCCAAAACATGTATCATCAACGACCATACAAAGGTTTCCAAGTATGGGTAACATCTCAAACCAGGTAGCAGCAGATGGAAATAACTCTCATTTACCTCATTCACGCCGAACAGCTTCATGGAGTGGGAGTTTTAATGATTCATTTACCCCTCAAAAAATGGGCAATATTAAGCCTTTAGGGGAAGCTTTGGGCATGCCCCCGTCAAGATTTTCGCCTGATGAATCTTTAATGCATAAACCTGTGAAAAGTAGCAGTTATGGAGAAGATCTTCACGAGGTTGAATTTTGA
- the LOC100795053 gene encoding protein transport protein SEC16B homolog isoform X2, protein MASNPPLHMEDQTDEDFFDKLVEDDMEPVKFGHDEGDDSDEAKAFANLGINDVDAAAFENSAAAESGVKVKGELGNVESDVGLEQKGNSVPAMSSVGFDSKVDPGEDGSGVGSEVTSALAVGTSDTVGNSGIKEVGWNSFHADLNGVGGLGSYSDFFSELGDQSGDFTGNVYDNLSTEVKPGSEVQNNGLNASGNYVQYQEGQGYDGSLENHSNRQGNGLNESVNHVQYPEDQAYVASSEEHAYGQDLSSSQYWEDLYPGWKYDHQTGQWYQIDGYSATATTQQSSEVNTAADWTAASDRETEISYMQQTAQSVAGTLAETGTTENVSSWSQVSEGNNGYPEHMVFDPQYPGWYYDTIAQEWRSLETYNSTIQSSGLGLENGHASASTFLPKDNSLYSEYSQADNYGSQGIDSQTVDGSWSGLYGTNHQQGFDLYTTGSATTRGDNITSGGNQQINHSYGSSISANKNQQSTSSSFGSVALYNRVNHDRGLANGTFEPPSFGPTGDTVQQFNYSTTKFGEQNVFSNDFTEIQKPFSYSSQSIQGGHQYSHNPHVGRSSAGRPSHALVTFGFGGKLIIMKDPNLLSSSYGSQDSVQGSISVLNLIEVVTGNMDSLSIGNNTSNYFRALSQQSLPGPLVGGSVGNKELYKWLDERIAHCESPDMDYKKGERLRLLLSLLKIGCQHYGKLRSPFGTDTILKENDTPESAVAKHFASAKMSGTEFPQYGMPSNCLQNLPSEGQMRAMALEVQNLLVSGKKKEALQCAQEGQLWGPALVLASQLGEQFYVDTVKQMALRQLVSGSPLRTLCLLIAGQQAEIFSTDTSNSGHPGASDMSQQSPQVGSNGMLDDWEENLAVITANRTKGDELVIIHLGDCLWKERSEITAAHICYLVAEANFESYSDSARLCLIGADHWKCPRTYASPEAIQRTELYEYSKVVGNSQFTLHPFQPYKLIYAFMLAEVGKVSDSLKYCQALLKSLKTGRAPEVELWRQLAVSLEERIRIYQQGGYAANLAPAKLVGKLLNFFDSTAHRVVGGLPPPAPSSSQGTVHGSEHLYQNMAPRVSSSQSTMSLAPSASMEPISDWTADNNKMAKPNRSISEPDIGRTPRQETTSPDIQGKAQASGGTSRFSRFGFGSQLLQKTVGLVLKPRSGRQAKLGEKNKFYYDEKLKRWVEEGAELPAEEAAALPPPPTTAAFQNGSTEYNLRSALKTESSPPIEGSNIRTASPELSPGMPPIPPSSNQFSARGRLGVRSRYTRYLLSIAKWTSQFRLVSLIYYRV, encoded by the exons ATGGCTTCGAATCCTCCATTGCACATGGAGGATCAGACGGATGAGGATTTCTTTGATAAACTTGTTGAGGATGATATGGAGCCTGTTAAGTTTGGCCATGATGAAGGGGATGATTCCGATGAGGCTAAAGCATTTGCAAATCTGGGAATCAATGATGTTGATGCTGCTGCATTTGAGAATTCTGCTGCTGCTGAGAGTGGTGTTAAAGTCAAAGGGGAATTAGGTAATGTGGAATCCGATGTAGGACTTGAACAGAAGGGAAATTCAGTGCCCGCCATGAGTTCAGTTGGGTTTGATAGTAAGGTGGATCCCGGTGAGGATGGGAGTGGGGTGGGATCAGAAGTCACATCCGCTTTAGCTGTAGGCACGAGCGATACAGTCGGTAATTCTGGGATTAAGGAGGTGGGTTGGAATTCTTTTCACGCTGATTTGAATGGAGTTGGCGGGTTGGGATCATATTCTGACTTTTTCAGTGAGTTGGGAGATCAGTCTGGGGATTTTACGGGGAATGTGTATGATAATTTAAGTACTGAGGTGAAGCCTGGTAGTGAAGTTCAAAATAATGGCTTAAATGCCTCGGGTAATTATGTGCAATATCAAGAGGGTCAAGGTTATGATGGATCTTTAGAAAACCACTCAAACAGGCAAGGTAATGGATTAAATGAATCAGTTAATCATGTACAATATCCAGAAGATCAAGCTTATGTTGCATCTTCAGAAGAACACGCATATGGACAGGATCTGAGTAGTAGTCAGTATTGGGAGGATCTTTATCCTGGCTGGAAGTATGATCACCAGACCGGACAATGGTATCAAATAGATGGCTATAGTGCAACAGCCACTACTCAGCAAAGCTCTGAAGTCAATACAGCTGCAGATTGGACTGCCGCTTCTGATAGGGAAACAGAGATCTCTTACATGCAGCAAACTGCTCAATCTGTTGCAGGAACTTTAGCTGAAACTGGCACAACTGAAAATGTGTCTAGCTGGAGTCAGGTTTCCGAAGGGAATAATGGGTATCCAGAGCATATGGTTTTCGATCCACAGTATCCTGGTTGGTATTATGACACAATTGCCCAAGAATGGCGTTCATTGGAAACTTACAATTCAACCATCCAGTCTTCTGGTCTTGGACTTGAAAATGGGCATGCTTCTGCCAGTACTTTCTTGCCCAAGGATAATAGTTTGTATAGCGAATACAGCCAAGCTGATAATTATGGATCACAGGGCATTGATAGTCAGACTGTAGATGGAAGCTGGAGTGGTTTGTATGGCACTAACCATCAGCAGGGTTTTGACTTGTACACAACTGGGTCTGCCACTACAAGAGGGGATAATATAACTTCGGGTGGCAACCAACAAATTAATCATTCTTATGGTTCAAGTATTTCTGCGAACAAAAATCAGCAAAGTACTTCTAGTTCTTTTGGATCCGTTGCATTGTACAATAGAGTAAACCATGATCGTGGTTTGGCCAATGGAACTTTTGAACCACCAAGCTTTGGTCCTACTGGGGACACTGTTCAACAGTTTAATTATTCAACCACAAAGTTTGGTGAACAAAATgttttttcaaatgattttactGAAATTCAAAAACCCTTTAGTTATTCTTCACAATCAATTCAGGGTGGGCATCAGTATTCACATAACCCTCATGTTGGGAGATCATCAGCTGGGCGTCCTTCTCATGCTCTGGTAACTTTTGGATTTGGGGGAAAACTCATCATAATGAAAGATCCTAATCTTTTGAGCTCATCATATGGAAGCCAG GATTCTGTACAAGGTTCCATTTCTGTGTTGAACTTGATTGAAGTTGTCACGGGAAATATGGATTCTTTGAGCATCGGAAATAATACCAGTAATTATTTCCGTGCTCTGAGCCAGCAATCATTACCAGGTCCATTGGTTGGCGGGAGTGTTGGAAATAAGGAACTGTACAAATGGTTAGATGAGAGGATTGCACACTGCGAATCACCTGACATGGATTATAAGAAAGGTGAAAGGTTGAGACTCCTTCTTTCCTTGCTTAAAATAGGTTGTCAACATTATGGAAAGCTACGTTCTCCATTTGGTACAGACACTATACTGAAA GAAAATGATACTCCTGAGTCAGCAGTTGCAAAACATTTTGCATCTGCCAAGATGAGTGGCACAGAGTTCCCTCAATATGGGATGCCAAGCAACTGCTTGCAAAATTTGCCTTCTGAAGGACAAATGAGG gCAATGGCTCTTGAGGTTCAAAATCTTCTTGTCTCTGGGAAAAAGAAGGAGGCTTTACAATGTGCACAAGAAGGACAATTGTGGGGACCTGCACTTGTTCTGGCTTCACAACTTGGTGAACAG TTCTATGTTGATACAGTGAAGCAAATGGCACTTCGCCAGCTGGTTTCAGGGTCACCTTTGCGCACATTATGCCTTCTAATTGCTGGGCAACAAGCTGAAATATTCTCTACTGATACCTCAAATAGTGGGCATCCTGGTGCTTCTGATATGTCTCAGCAGTCTCCACAG GTTGGATCCAATGGTATGCTTGATGATTGGGAGGAGAATCTGGCTGTAATAACTGCAAACAGAACCAAAGGTGATGAACTTGTAATTATTCACCTTGGTGATTGCTTGTGGAAGGAAAGAAGTGAG ATTACTGCCGCACACATCTGCTATTTAGTTGCTGAAGCAAACTTTGAGTCATACTCAGATAGCGCAAGACTCTGTCTAATTGGAGCAGATCACTGGAAATGTCCTCGAACTTATGCTAGTCCAGAGGCTATCCAG AGGACCGAGTTATATGAATATTCAAAGGTGGTTGGAAACTCTCAGTTTACTTTGCATCCATTTCAGCCATATAAGCTTATATATGCATTTATGCTAGCTGAAGTGGGAAAGGTTTCAGACTCATTGAA GTACTGCCAAGCACTACTGAAATCCTTGAAAACTGGCCGTGCTCCAGAAGTAGAATTGTGGAGGCAATTAGCAGTATCTCTTGAGGAGAGGATTAGAATTTACCAACAG GGTGGATATGCTGCAAATTTAGCTCCTGCAAAATTAGTTGGCAAATTGCTCAACTTTTTTGATAGCACTGCACATCGAGTTGTTGGTGGTTTACCACCGCCTGCTCCTTCATCATCGCAAGGAACTGTTCATGGAAGTGAACATCTATACCAAAATATGGCACCCAGAGTATCCTCTAGCCAATCAACAATGTCATTGGCTCCATCTGCTTCAATGGAACCGATAAGTGACTGGACAGCTGACAATAATAAAATGGCAAAGCCTAATAGAAGTATTTCTGAGCCAGATATTGGTCGAACCCCAAGACAG GAAACAACGTCACCTGATATACAAGGAAAAGCACAGGCATCAGGAGGTACATCTCGCTTTTCCCGCTTTGGTTTTGGCTCACAACTTTTGCAAAAGACAGTAGGGCTAGTCTTGAAACCTCGCTCTGGTCGACAG GCTAAATTGGGTGAGAAAAACAAGTTCTATTATGATGAGAAGCTGAAAAGATGGGTGGAGGAAGGTGCTGAACTTCCAGCTGAAGAAGCTGCTGCTCTGCCACCACCTCCAACAACTGCTGCTTTCCAGAATGGTTCAACTGAATACAACTTGAGATCTGCATTGAAGACTGAAAGTTCTCCTCCTATTGAGGGCTCTAACATAAGAACTGCTAGCCCTGAACTCAGTCCAGGGATGCCACCGATACCACCCAGCTCAAATCAATTCTCGGCCCGGGGTCGTTTGGGTGTTAGGTCAAG GTATACTCGTTATCTGTTAAGCATTGCAAAGTGGACTTCCCAGTTCCGATTGGTTTCCCTGATATATTATAGAGTTTGA
- the LOC100815124 gene encoding C2H2-type zinc finger protein 1, with the protein MERYKCKLCSRTFSNGRALGGHMKAHLATLPLPPQNQQPPLSPSAAASFSSNSSSEQEQATHDEKSLIYGLRENPKKCFRLADPEFDTGSVVQDRESETESKNPTRRRSKRTRRPVNLEQKKPKLSFMESPEPVSSVSDTSPEEDVAMCLMMLSRDRWSKNNNINVVNVNDEDVVEEEEEEEEEEEEGGRSVLEIKLRRVRGKHQCQSCGKTFRSSRALGSHRSICEGSGNDSKIFQCPFCSKVFGSGQALGGHKRSHLMPSSSTTANNDSVRLKESFIDLNLPAPPEDDDLSVVSDA; encoded by the coding sequence ATGGAGCGGTACAAATGCAAGCTCTGCTCCAGAACATTCTCCAATGGCAGAGCCCTCGGTGGCCACATGAAGGCTCACTTAGCCACCCTCCCTCTTCCCCCCCAAAACCAACAACCACCACTTTCTCCCTCTGCTGCTGCTTCCTTCTCTTCTAATTCCTCTTCAGAACAAGAACAAGCCACACACGATGAAAAGTCCCTGATTTATGGGTTAAGAGAGAATCCCAAGAAATGCTTCAGGCTCGCAGATCCCGAGTTTGACACGGGCTCTGTCGTTCAAGACAGGGAGAGCGAGACCGAGTCAAAGAACCCAACTCGCCGACGATCCAAGCGAACCCGAAGGCCCGTGAATTTGGAACAAAAAAAGCCCAAACTGAGTTTCATGGAGTCGCCTGAGCCCGTGAGTTCGGTCTCCGACACTTCCCCCGAGGAAGATGTCGCCATGTGTCTCATGATGTTGTCGAGAGACCGATGGAGTAAGAACAACAACATCAACGTTGTTAATGTTAATGATGAGGATGTTGtcgaagaggaagaagaagaagaagaagaggaggaggagggtggGAGATCAGTACTAGAGATAAAGTTGAGGAGAGTTCGCGGGAAGCACCAGTGTCAGAGCTGCGGGAAGACGTTTCGATCTTCACGCGCATTGGGCAGTCACAGAAGCATTTGCGAAGGTTCGGGTAACGATAGTAAAATCTTCCAATGCCCCTTTTGTTCCAAGGTGTTTGGGTCTGGTCAAGCACTTGGTGGCCACAAGAGATCTCACCTCATGCCTTCTTCTTCCACAACCGCTAATAATGATTCTGTTAGATTGAAAGAGAGCTTCATAGATCTCAACTTGCCAGCTCCGCCCGAAGATGACGACCTTAGTGTTGTTTCTGATGCCTGA